One genomic window of Thermoplasmata archaeon includes the following:
- a CDS encoding tetratricopeptide repeat protein gives MSPPLFGGDPEKKLLDEIREIVETAKKYQRAGKPDQAANEFRAALRTYNKYVEEVKKYRKEYSNLLTEIGRGLYALDEVERAIEALEKALQLDPKNVHAWLFKGSIHFANPGTANYAVICYSEAVKLDPKNVTAWRNLGDAYRVLGKNEDAILAYRNLIKVEPNNLANYDRILKINPNDTVALEGKAAVFAKQGKIDEAVEIYKLLFEMNPKMEYYDAVVLMKPEEAENLKRIAGAREAGTVEQSVQPVEQVQPQEQYVEVQQQAPQEPENTGDELDLIPVREEKVTASAVEDLPTLEKAPPRPEELSKEIKPIELKTVKVESVPPQPSAPQPLPAPTEIPQELAHILESPYSKDAPPLTEIKRFVSENVDDKEKILIILDKLLEVERYSDMNELMEIILPVHTTDDVLWYYNGIALAKLGRVKEALNSFTVSAKLNPEDPDVYLAIGAIYCQMRDYERGTQALNEVLKKRPKEGEAWYLKSVLEAMNGDYNKAKAFLKQAVVLSEEFKERAKSEKVFEPIKEDPMFQSIVG, from the coding sequence ATGAGTCCCCCTCTATTTGGCGGAGATCCTGAAAAGAAACTTCTGGATGAAATTCGTGAGATTGTGGAGACAGCGAAAAAATATCAGAGAGCTGGTAAGCCAGACCAGGCAGCAAATGAATTCAGGGCCGCTCTCAGAACTTACAATAAATATGTGGAGGAAGTGAAAAAATACAGAAAGGAGTATTCTAATCTGCTTACGGAAATCGGGAGAGGACTCTATGCACTGGATGAGGTGGAACGTGCGATAGAAGCGCTTGAGAAAGCTCTCCAACTAGATCCAAAAAATGTACATGCATGGCTATTCAAAGGCAGCATTCACTTTGCAAATCCTGGCACTGCCAACTATGCAGTCATTTGTTACTCAGAGGCTGTGAAACTTGACCCAAAAAATGTAACCGCATGGAGAAACCTGGGCGATGCATATCGCGTGCTGGGCAAAAACGAGGATGCAATACTTGCATATCGCAACTTAATAAAGGTAGAGCCAAATAATCTAGCCAATTATGATAGAATTCTTAAAATAAATCCAAATGACACTGTTGCTCTGGAAGGAAAGGCAGCAGTTTTTGCAAAACAGGGAAAGATAGATGAAGCGGTTGAGATTTACAAGCTCCTATTTGAGATGAATCCAAAGATGGAATACTATGATGCTGTCGTATTAATGAAGCCAGAAGAAGCTGAAAATCTGAAAAGGATTGCTGGCGCAAGGGAAGCCGGAACAGTTGAACAAAGTGTACAACCTGTGGAGCAAGTCCAGCCTCAAGAGCAATACGTAGAGGTTCAGCAACAGGCACCTCAAGAACCTGAAAATACGGGAGACGAACTGGACCTCATCCCTGTAAGAGAAGAGAAGGTGACGGCTTCTGCAGTGGAGGACCTGCCTACACTTGAGAAGGCACCTCCTAGACCTGAGGAACTATCAAAAGAGATTAAACCCATTGAGTTGAAAACCGTTAAGGTAGAATCTGTACCTCCGCAACCAAGTGCTCCACAGCCACTGCCTGCTCCAACAGAAATTCCTCAGGAACTTGCTCATATCTTGGAATCACCATATTCAAAAGATGCTCCCCCTCTTACTGAAATCAAACGGTTTGTTTCAGAAAATGTGGATGATAAGGAAAAAATTCTAATAATTCTTGATAAACTTCTGGAAGTGGAGAGATATTCTGACATGAACGAATTGATGGAAATAATTCTTCCAGTGCATACTACAGATGATGTTCTGTGGTACTACAACGGAATTGCACTTGCAAAATTAGGAAGAGTGAAAGAAGCATTGAACTCGTTTACTGTCTCTGCAAAGCTTAACCCAGAAGACCCAGATGTTTACCTTGCAATCGGGGCAATTTACTGTCAAATGCGAGACTACGAAAGGGGAACGCAAGCGCTAAATGAAGTGCTGAAGAAGAGACCTAAAGAAGGAGAGGCCTGGTATCTCAAGAGTGTGCTAGAGGCAATGAATGGAGATTACAACAAGGCGAAGGCATTCTTGAAGCAGGCAGTTGTGCTTAGCGAGGAATTCAAAGAGAGAGCGAAGTCCGAGAAGGTGTTTGAACCCATTAAGGAAGATCCTATGTTCCAATCGATTGTGGGGTGA